A DNA window from Micromonospora sp. NBC_01739 contains the following coding sequences:
- a CDS encoding serine/threonine protein kinase: protein MRTDEAIRLVGGARDDDELFGLDEPQSRYRELVAALHPDRLGSAGPGVRAEATAAFVEVTTRWRNRQVTELHGYRCGQPVHSGDLADLYDVGEDRLLKLPRVPHDNDLMLREERALRQLAERGDPRWLPYVPRLVDSFAHQDTATGAERRINVLATAPGLHSLVEVRQAYPDGLDARDVAWMWRRLLVALGLAHRAGVVHGAVLPPHVLIEPEAHGVVLVDWCFSTEPGGVVPAMVPDYQDWYPPEVTGGRPAGPGTDIAMAAHCMAWLMDGHAPAELRAFIKGCRQPHLAARPDDAWRLLGELDEVLERLYGPRTFRPFTLNP from the coding sequence ATGAGGACCGACGAGGCGATCCGCCTGGTCGGCGGGGCCCGCGACGATGACGAACTGTTCGGTCTGGACGAGCCGCAGAGCCGCTACCGGGAACTGGTCGCCGCCCTGCACCCCGACCGGCTCGGCTCGGCCGGGCCCGGGGTACGGGCCGAGGCCACCGCAGCCTTCGTAGAGGTCACCACCCGTTGGCGCAACCGTCAGGTGACCGAGCTGCACGGCTACCGCTGCGGCCAACCGGTGCACTCCGGCGACCTGGCCGACCTGTACGACGTAGGGGAGGATCGGCTGCTCAAGCTCCCCCGGGTCCCGCACGACAACGACCTGATGCTGCGGGAGGAACGCGCGCTGCGTCAGCTCGCCGAACGCGGCGACCCGCGCTGGCTGCCGTACGTGCCCCGGCTGGTCGACAGCTTCGCCCACCAGGACACCGCCACCGGGGCCGAGCGGCGGATCAACGTCCTGGCCACCGCACCCGGCCTGCACAGCCTGGTAGAGGTACGCCAGGCGTACCCGGACGGGCTGGACGCCCGCGACGTGGCCTGGATGTGGCGACGGCTGCTGGTGGCGCTCGGCCTGGCCCACCGGGCCGGGGTGGTGCACGGCGCGGTGCTGCCGCCACACGTGCTGATCGAGCCGGAGGCGCACGGTGTCGTCCTGGTCGACTGGTGCTTCTCCACCGAGCCCGGCGGGGTCGTGCCCGCCATGGTGCCCGACTACCAGGACTGGTACCCGCCCGAGGTCACCGGCGGCCGGCCCGCCGGGCCCGGCACCGACATCGCCATGGCCGCCCACTGCATGGCCTGGCTGATGGACGGACACGCCCCAGCGGAGCTGCGGGCCTTCATCAAGGGCTGCCGCCAGCCCCACCTGGCCGCCCGCCCGGACGACGCCTGGCGACTGCTGGGCGAACTCGACGAGGTGCTGGAACGCCTCTACGGCCCCCGCACCTTCCGACCCTTCACCCTCAACCCGTAA
- a CDS encoding DedA family protein yields the protein METALDLLRQTLSSPWVYLLLFGLTAVDAIFPVVPAEAALITVTVLATGGEPNLALVLVVAALGAAAGDHLSYAVGRGGGSRKLDHSPADSRRRAGSEWARRAVDRRGGMILVVARYVPGGRTAVTLTMGAVRYPLRSFLLYDLIAAVTWAFYCVLLGIFGGLAFERNPLHGILAGIGLSVAITLGLELIRWLRHRAHRRAACTSNREC from the coding sequence ATGGAGACCGCGCTCGACCTGCTCCGGCAGACCCTCAGCTCACCCTGGGTGTACCTGCTGCTGTTCGGGCTGACCGCGGTCGACGCGATCTTCCCGGTGGTGCCGGCCGAGGCGGCGCTGATCACGGTCACCGTGCTGGCCACCGGTGGTGAACCGAACCTGGCGCTGGTCCTCGTGGTGGCCGCGCTCGGTGCCGCCGCGGGCGACCACCTCTCGTACGCCGTGGGGCGCGGCGGCGGATCACGCAAGCTAGACCACTCCCCGGCCGACAGCCGCCGCCGGGCCGGGTCGGAGTGGGCCCGGCGGGCGGTGGACCGGCGCGGCGGCATGATCCTGGTGGTGGCCCGCTACGTCCCCGGCGGGCGGACGGCGGTCACCCTGACCATGGGAGCGGTCCGTTATCCCCTGCGGTCGTTCCTGCTGTACGACCTGATCGCAGCGGTCACCTGGGCGTTCTACTGCGTGCTGCTCGGCATCTTCGGCGGGCTGGCCTTCGAGCGCAATCCGTTGCACGGAATCCTGGCCGGCATCGGCCTGTCGGTGGCGATCACCCTGGGACTTGAGCTGATCCGCTGGCTGCGCCACCGCGCCCACCGTCGGGCCGCATGCACGTCGAATCGCGAGTGTTAA